The following proteins are encoded in a genomic region of Burkholderia cepacia:
- a CDS encoding MFS transporter: MTDKATRIDLFSFRTAPMRAFHMTWMAFFVCFFAWFACAPLMPLIAREFHLTAAQVANINIAAVAATIAVRLLVGPLCDRFGPRRVYVGLLLLGAIPVFAVSFTHDYLSFLICRLGIGAIGAGFVITQYHTSVMFAPNVVGTANATTAGWGNAGAGATQALMPLLVAAGLMLGFGEDSSWRIALVVPGVAMLAMAWAYWRFTQDCPQGDILALRKEGVTADSGKKGGWASFFAACANYRVWMLFVTYGACFGVEVFIHNIAALYYVDHFSLSLKDAGFAVGLFGLLALFARALGGWLSDKIAARRSLDVRAALLCALIVGEGLGLIWFSHAQSIGIALVAMLTFGLFTHMACGATYALVPFIDRKALGGVAGIVGAGGNVGAVAAAFLLKGVGDVQQTLSLLGLAVTATALCAMAVRFSEEHKAREAELRDRALAAATAAN, translated from the coding sequence ATGACCGACAAAGCTACCCGTATCGATCTCTTCAGTTTCCGCACCGCGCCGATGCGCGCATTCCACATGACGTGGATGGCGTTCTTCGTGTGCTTCTTCGCGTGGTTTGCGTGCGCGCCGCTGATGCCGCTCATCGCGCGTGAATTTCACCTGACGGCGGCCCAGGTCGCCAACATCAACATCGCCGCGGTGGCCGCGACGATTGCCGTGCGGCTGCTCGTCGGCCCGCTGTGCGACCGCTTCGGCCCGCGCCGCGTGTATGTCGGCCTGCTGCTGCTCGGCGCGATTCCCGTGTTCGCCGTGTCGTTCACGCACGACTACCTGTCGTTCCTGATCTGCCGGCTCGGCATCGGCGCGATCGGCGCGGGCTTCGTGATCACGCAGTACCACACGTCGGTGATGTTCGCGCCGAACGTCGTCGGCACCGCAAACGCGACGACGGCCGGCTGGGGCAACGCAGGGGCCGGCGCGACGCAGGCGCTGATGCCGCTGCTCGTCGCCGCCGGCCTGATGCTCGGCTTCGGCGAGGACTCGTCGTGGCGCATCGCGCTGGTCGTGCCGGGCGTCGCGATGCTCGCGATGGCCTGGGCGTACTGGCGTTTCACGCAGGACTGCCCGCAAGGCGACATCCTCGCGCTGCGCAAGGAAGGCGTGACGGCCGACAGCGGCAAGAAGGGCGGCTGGGCGAGCTTCTTCGCCGCATGCGCCAACTATCGCGTGTGGATGCTGTTCGTCACGTACGGCGCGTGCTTCGGCGTCGAAGTGTTCATCCACAACATCGCCGCGCTGTACTACGTCGATCACTTCAGCCTGTCGCTGAAGGATGCCGGTTTCGCGGTCGGCCTGTTCGGGCTGCTCGCGCTGTTCGCCCGTGCGCTCGGCGGCTGGCTGTCCGACAAGATCGCCGCGCGCCGCAGCCTCGACGTGCGCGCGGCGCTGCTGTGCGCGCTGATCGTCGGCGAAGGGCTCGGGCTGATCTGGTTTTCGCACGCGCAAAGCATCGGCATCGCGCTCGTCGCGATGCTGACCTTCGGCCTGTTCACGCACATGGCGTGCGGCGCGACCTACGCGCTGGTGCCGTTCATCGACCGCAAGGCGCTCGGCGGTGTCGCGGGGATCGTCGGTGCGGGCGGCAACGTCGGAGCTGTCGCCGCGGCCTTCCTGTTGAAGGGCGTGGGCGACGTGCAGCAGACGCTGAGCCTGCTCGGCCTCGCCGTCACCGCAACCGCGCTGTGCGCGATGGCCGTGCGCTTCAGCGAAGAGCACAAGGCACGCGAAGCCGAACTGCGCGACCGCGCGCTGGCCGCCGCCACGGCCGCGAACTGA
- the nirB gene encoding nitrite reductase large subunit NirB, with protein sequence MKLIVIGHGMVGHKLLECVAAEAGTAGALQVTVLGEEPRPAYDRVHLSEFFAGKSADDLSLVEPGFFERHPQFDLRLNAQVASIDRAAHTVKLASGETLAYDKLVLATGSRPFVPPVPGRDRAGCFVYRTIEDLEAMQACGAHAKRGVVIGGGLLGLECAKALRDMGLDTHVVEFAPRLMAVQVDDGGGRMLRAKIEALGVTVHTGKNTLEIVDGEEGAHRMAFADGTHLDADMIVFSAGIRARDELARACGLDTGARGGVAIDDACRTSDADIYAIGECAAWNGMVYGLVAPGYDMARVVAKQLAGSADGTGAAAFAGADMSTKLKLMGVDVASIGDAHGTTAGSRTYQYADERRQVYKKLVVSDCGKFLHGAVMVGDAAEYGTLLQMMLNRIELPESPEFLILPSSDGVAKPALGVDALPDGAQICSCNNVSKSQICTAVADGATSLGALKTCTGAGTSCGGCVPLVTQIMKAEMKKQGLAVNNHLCEHFPHSRQELFHLIRVERITTFDELLAKHGHGLGCDVCKPAVAGILASCFNEFVLKKEHASLQDSNDYYLANIQRDGTYSVVPRMPGGEVTPEGLIAVGQVAQKYGLYTKITGGQRVDLFGARVEQLPSIWEELIAAGFESGHAYGKALRTVKSCVGSTWCRYGVDDSVGLAIDFENRYKGLRAPHKIKFGVSGCTRECAEAQGKDVGIIATEKGWNLYVCGNGGMKPRHAELLASDLDRATLMRYIDRFLMFYVRTADRLQRTSVWRDNLEGGLDYLIDVVVHDRLGIGAELEADMQHVVDTYECEWKKAVTDPDTRKRFRHFVNSDAPDTTIEFVETRGQIRPATPGERAGGKPVSIPVVAESAAQAVTEPATV encoded by the coding sequence ATGAAACTCATCGTCATCGGCCACGGCATGGTCGGCCACAAGCTCCTCGAATGCGTCGCGGCGGAAGCCGGCACGGCGGGTGCGCTGCAGGTCACCGTGCTCGGCGAGGAGCCGCGCCCGGCCTACGATCGCGTGCACCTGTCCGAGTTCTTCGCGGGCAAGTCTGCGGACGACCTGTCGCTCGTCGAACCGGGCTTCTTCGAGCGTCATCCGCAGTTCGATCTGCGCCTGAACGCGCAGGTCGCGTCGATCGACCGCGCCGCGCATACGGTCAAGCTCGCATCGGGCGAAACGCTTGCGTACGACAAGCTGGTGCTCGCCACGGGCTCGCGCCCGTTCGTGCCGCCGGTGCCGGGGCGCGATCGTGCAGGCTGCTTCGTGTACCGGACGATCGAGGACCTCGAAGCGATGCAGGCGTGCGGCGCGCACGCGAAGCGCGGCGTCGTGATCGGCGGCGGGCTGCTGGGCCTTGAATGCGCGAAGGCGCTGCGCGACATGGGGCTCGACACGCACGTCGTCGAATTCGCACCGCGGCTGATGGCCGTGCAGGTCGACGACGGCGGCGGGCGGATGCTGCGCGCGAAGATCGAGGCGCTCGGCGTGACCGTGCATACGGGCAAGAACACGCTGGAAATCGTCGATGGCGAGGAAGGCGCGCACCGGATGGCGTTCGCCGACGGTACGCATCTGGACGCCGACATGATCGTGTTCTCGGCCGGCATCCGCGCCCGCGACGAGCTGGCGCGTGCATGCGGGCTCGACACCGGCGCGCGCGGTGGCGTCGCGATCGACGACGCATGCCGCACGAGCGATGCCGATATCTACGCGATCGGCGAATGCGCAGCGTGGAACGGCATGGTGTACGGCCTCGTCGCGCCCGGCTACGACATGGCGCGCGTGGTGGCGAAGCAGCTTGCAGGCAGCGCTGATGGCACGGGCGCGGCTGCATTCGCGGGCGCCGACATGAGCACGAAGCTGAAGCTGATGGGCGTCGACGTCGCGAGCATCGGCGACGCGCACGGCACGACGGCCGGCAGCCGCACCTACCAGTACGCGGACGAGCGCCGCCAGGTCTACAAGAAGCTCGTGGTGTCCGACTGCGGCAAGTTCCTGCACGGCGCGGTGATGGTCGGCGACGCGGCCGAATACGGCACGCTGCTGCAGATGATGCTGAACCGCATCGAGCTGCCCGAGTCGCCCGAATTCCTGATCCTGCCGTCGTCGGACGGCGTCGCGAAACCGGCGCTCGGCGTCGACGCGCTGCCTGACGGCGCCCAGATCTGCTCGTGCAACAACGTGTCGAAATCGCAGATCTGCACGGCCGTCGCCGACGGCGCGACGAGTCTCGGCGCGCTGAAGACGTGCACGGGCGCCGGCACGTCGTGCGGCGGCTGCGTGCCGCTCGTCACGCAGATCATGAAGGCCGAGATGAAGAAGCAGGGTCTCGCGGTCAACAACCACCTGTGCGAACACTTCCCGCATTCGCGCCAGGAGCTGTTCCACCTGATTCGCGTCGAGCGCATCACGACCTTCGACGAACTGCTCGCGAAGCACGGCCACGGGCTCGGCTGCGACGTGTGCAAGCCGGCGGTGGCGGGCATCCTCGCGTCGTGCTTCAACGAGTTCGTGCTGAAGAAGGAACACGCGAGCCTGCAGGATTCGAACGACTACTACCTCGCGAACATCCAGCGCGACGGCACGTACTCGGTCGTGCCGCGCATGCCAGGCGGCGAAGTCACGCCGGAAGGGCTGATCGCGGTCGGCCAGGTCGCGCAGAAGTACGGGCTCTACACGAAGATCACGGGCGGCCAGCGTGTCGACCTGTTCGGCGCGCGCGTCGAGCAGCTGCCGTCGATCTGGGAAGAACTGATCGCGGCCGGCTTCGAATCGGGTCACGCCTACGGCAAGGCGCTGCGCACCGTGAAGTCGTGCGTCGGTTCGACGTGGTGCCGCTACGGCGTCGACGATTCGGTCGGCCTCGCGATCGACTTCGAGAATCGCTACAAGGGGCTGCGCGCGCCGCACAAGATCAAGTTCGGCGTGTCCGGCTGCACGCGCGAGTGCGCGGAAGCGCAGGGCAAGGACGTCGGGATCATCGCGACCGAAAAAGGCTGGAACCTGTACGTGTGTGGCAACGGCGGGATGAAGCCGCGCCACGCCGAACTGCTCGCGTCCGATCTCGACCGCGCGACGCTGATGCGCTACATCGATCGTTTCCTGATGTTCTACGTGCGTACGGCCGACCGGCTGCAGCGCACGAGCGTGTGGCGCGACAACCTCGAAGGCGGCCTCGACTACCTGATCGACGTCGTCGTGCACGACCGGCTCGGGATCGGCGCCGAGCTCGAAGCCGACATGCAGCACGTGGTCGACACCTACGAATGCGAATGGAAGAAGGCCGTGACCGATCCCGACACGCGCAAGCGCTTCCGCCACTTCGTGAACAGCGACGCGCCGGATACGACCATCGAATTCGTCGAGACGCGCGGCCAGATCCGCCCCGCGACGCCCGGCGAGCGCGCGGGTGGTAAGCCCGTGTCGATTCCCGTCGTCGCCGAAAGCGCGGCGCAAGCCGTGACCGAACCCGCAACCGTTTGA
- the nirD gene encoding nitrite reductase small subunit NirD — MNDRLPLSWTRVCPLDDIVPNTGVCALVNGEQVAVFHVAHAEEGGVFAIDNVDPVSQAAVMSRGLIGSLGERVVVASPLYKQHFDLRTGECLEAPEQSVSAYPSRVEDGFVWIAA; from the coding sequence ATGAACGATCGTCTTCCGCTGTCCTGGACCCGCGTGTGCCCGCTCGACGACATCGTGCCGAACACCGGCGTGTGCGCGCTCGTCAACGGCGAGCAGGTCGCGGTGTTTCACGTCGCGCATGCCGAAGAAGGCGGCGTGTTCGCGATCGACAACGTCGATCCGGTATCGCAGGCGGCCGTGATGTCGCGCGGGCTGATCGGCAGCCTCGGCGAGCGCGTCGTCGTCGCGTCGCCGCTGTACAAGCAGCACTTCGACCTGCGCACCGGCGAATGCCTGGAAGCGCCCGAGCAGTCGGTGAGCGCGTATCCGTCGCGGGTCGAGGACGGCTTCGTGTGGATCGCGGCCTGA
- a CDS encoding bifunctional nitrate reductase/sulfite reductase flavoprotein subunit alpha — MTATPVKSVCPYCGVGCGMVLHVEDGEVVKVSGDSDHPTNFGRLCTKGSSAHVALRRSGRLDRAFVRRAREDDLVPLPARDAIAETARRLRAVLDTHGPDALSFYVSGQMSIEAQYLVNKLAKGFVGTNNIESNSRLCMASASTGYKQSLGADGPPGSYQDFDRANLFFVIGANMADCHPILFLRMMDRVKAGAKLIVVDPRRTGTADKADLFLQIRPGTDLALTNGLLHLLHANGRTDAAFIDAYTEGWDAMPAFLADYTPERVAAITGLAEADLRTAAQWIGDAQEWMSCWTMGLNQSTHGVWNTNAICNLHLATGRICRAGSGPFSLTGQPNAMGGREMGYMGPGLPGQRSVASDDDRRFVENLWCVPAGTLRKEVGKGTVDLFERMAAGDIKACWIICTNPVATVPNRQNVIAGLQAAELVIAQDAFLDTETNRYADILLPGALWAEGDGVMVNSERNMTLMRAAVAPPGDALPDWRIVAEVARAMGFGDAFDYASAADVFDEIVRFSNPATGYDLRGASHAALRDGPVQWPVAPGTARERHPIRYLNDGVSQTPLAAADGNGAPRIAFPTPSGKARFFARPHVDPAELPDDTFPIVLNTGRLQHQWHTMTKTGKVAMLNKLNPRPFVELHPDDASALGIAAKDSVEIRSARGRAVLPAVVTERVQRGNCFAPMHWNDVYGDDLCINAVTNDAIDPESQQPELKYCAVALQRVDTDAFASADDETAQPDARAADARPAPAMVQATASQESDMADIDTFAAALGVADLAPPPLTDTERLYVAGLVSGLKASAGRREGSVPVLPAAAPLTPPVRFWLDGMLAGLFSRSLPAHSPAAATAALPADAAASGGVRIVRTRPKVVLLWASQTGNIESLTEDYATQLMNAGFEIRTACMSDYPVASLAGAQYVLLMTSTFGDGDAPDNGTEFWDALQAGSAARLDGVHFAVLAFGDRNYDQFCGHGRRLDARLAELGAARLCARVDCDVEFQHDADQWLERVVARIKEADAALHAVPSGGMSPSGLLPTKAHPAPSKLVANLRLNRPGAAKDTRYVSLSTEGANLEYETGDALGVWPTNCPELVDELLSVTALKADAPVSIAGVGDVRLGDALARHFDITRPHPDALAFIASRSANGALKSLLGDERKGDLKQWLWGQQLADVLHEFPVELSGTELVGMLKRMQPRLYSIASSPSAHEGEIHLTVSAVRYHNGRRARKGVASTFLADRADDGRVPVFVQKSAHFRPPVNGDVPIVMVGPGTGVAPFRGFLHERQARGARGRNWLFFGEQHAQTDFYYGDELGAMHDSGFLTRLDLAFSRDQADKIYVQDRMRAQGAELFAWLEEGAHFYVCGDAARMAKDVDTALKAVVAEHGGMSDEAANDYVARLSKARRYMRDVY; from the coding sequence ATGACCGCCACCCCCGTCAAGAGCGTGTGCCCGTACTGCGGCGTCGGCTGCGGCATGGTGCTGCACGTCGAGGATGGCGAAGTCGTCAAGGTGTCCGGCGACTCCGACCATCCGACCAACTTCGGGCGGCTGTGCACGAAGGGTTCGTCGGCGCACGTCGCGCTGCGCCGCTCGGGGCGGCTCGACCGTGCGTTCGTGCGCCGCGCGCGCGAGGACGACCTCGTGCCGCTGCCGGCGCGCGACGCGATCGCCGAAACCGCGCGTCGCCTGCGCGCGGTGCTCGATACGCACGGGCCGGACGCGTTGTCGTTCTACGTGTCGGGGCAGATGTCGATCGAGGCGCAATACCTCGTCAACAAGCTCGCGAAGGGCTTCGTCGGCACCAACAACATCGAGTCGAACTCGCGTCTCTGCATGGCGAGCGCGAGCACCGGCTACAAGCAGTCGCTCGGCGCGGACGGCCCGCCCGGGTCGTACCAGGACTTCGATCGCGCGAACCTGTTCTTCGTGATCGGCGCGAACATGGCCGACTGCCATCCGATCCTGTTCCTGCGGATGATGGATCGCGTAAAGGCCGGCGCGAAGCTGATCGTCGTCGATCCGCGGCGCACCGGCACCGCCGACAAGGCCGACCTGTTCCTGCAGATCCGGCCGGGCACCGATCTCGCGCTGACCAACGGGCTGCTGCACCTGCTGCATGCGAACGGTCGCACCGATGCCGCGTTCATCGACGCATACACGGAAGGCTGGGACGCGATGCCGGCATTCCTCGCCGACTACACGCCCGAGCGCGTCGCGGCGATCACGGGGCTCGCGGAAGCCGATCTCCGCACGGCCGCGCAATGGATTGGCGACGCGCAGGAGTGGATGAGCTGCTGGACGATGGGGCTCAACCAGAGCACGCACGGTGTGTGGAACACCAACGCGATCTGCAACCTGCATCTCGCGACGGGCAGGATTTGCCGCGCCGGCAGCGGGCCGTTTTCGCTGACCGGCCAGCCGAACGCGATGGGCGGGCGCGAGATGGGCTACATGGGCCCGGGTTTGCCGGGCCAGCGCTCGGTGGCTTCCGACGACGATCGCCGTTTCGTCGAGAACCTGTGGTGCGTGCCGGCCGGTACGTTGCGCAAGGAAGTCGGAAAGGGCACGGTCGACCTGTTCGAACGGATGGCGGCCGGTGACATCAAGGCGTGCTGGATTATTTGCACGAACCCGGTTGCCACGGTGCCGAACCGGCAGAACGTGATCGCCGGACTGCAGGCCGCGGAACTCGTGATCGCGCAGGACGCATTTCTCGATACCGAGACCAACCGCTACGCGGACATCCTGCTTCCCGGTGCGCTGTGGGCCGAAGGCGACGGCGTGATGGTCAACTCCGAGCGCAACATGACGCTGATGCGCGCCGCAGTTGCGCCGCCGGGCGACGCGCTGCCCGACTGGCGCATCGTCGCGGAGGTCGCGCGTGCGATGGGCTTCGGCGATGCGTTCGACTACGCGTCGGCGGCCGACGTGTTCGACGAGATCGTGCGTTTCTCGAATCCGGCGACCGGCTACGACCTGCGCGGCGCGAGCCACGCGGCGCTGCGCGACGGCCCGGTGCAATGGCCGGTTGCGCCGGGCACCGCGCGCGAGCGGCACCCGATCCGCTACCTGAACGACGGCGTGAGCCAGACGCCGCTCGCGGCCGCCGACGGCAACGGCGCACCGCGCATCGCGTTCCCGACGCCGTCGGGCAAGGCGCGCTTCTTCGCACGGCCGCACGTCGATCCGGCCGAGCTGCCCGACGACACGTTCCCGATCGTGCTGAACACCGGGCGACTGCAGCATCAATGGCACACGATGACGAAGACGGGCAAGGTCGCGATGCTGAACAAGCTCAACCCGCGCCCGTTCGTCGAGCTGCACCCGGACGATGCAAGCGCGCTCGGCATCGCCGCGAAGGACAGCGTCGAAATCCGTTCGGCGCGTGGCCGCGCGGTGTTGCCGGCCGTCGTGACCGAGCGCGTGCAGCGCGGCAACTGCTTCGCGCCGATGCACTGGAACGACGTGTACGGCGACGACCTGTGCATCAACGCGGTGACGAACGACGCGATCGATCCGGAATCGCAGCAACCCGAACTGAAATATTGCGCGGTCGCGCTGCAACGCGTCGACACGGATGCGTTCGCGTCCGCCGACGACGAGACGGCGCAACCCGATGCCCGCGCCGCCGACGCGCGGCCCGCGCCGGCGATGGTGCAGGCCACTGCTTCACAGGAATCCGACATGGCAGACATCGACACTTTCGCGGCCGCGCTCGGCGTCGCCGATCTCGCGCCGCCGCCGTTGACCGACACCGAACGGCTGTATGTGGCTGGCCTCGTCAGCGGCCTGAAGGCTAGCGCCGGCCGGCGCGAGGGCAGCGTGCCCGTGCTGCCGGCTGCTGCGCCGTTGACGCCGCCGGTGCGGTTCTGGCTCGACGGCATGCTCGCGGGCCTGTTCAGCCGTTCGCTGCCTGCGCATTCGCCGGCGGCCGCGACGGCCGCGCTGCCGGCAGATGCCGCCGCGTCCGGCGGCGTGCGGATCGTGCGTACACGCCCGAAGGTCGTGCTGCTGTGGGCGTCGCAGACCGGCAACATCGAATCGTTGACCGAGGATTACGCGACGCAATTGATGAACGCGGGCTTCGAGATTCGCACCGCGTGCATGTCCGACTATCCGGTCGCATCGCTCGCCGGTGCGCAATACGTGCTGCTGATGACGAGCACGTTCGGCGACGGCGATGCGCCCGACAACGGCACCGAGTTCTGGGACGCGCTGCAGGCCGGCAGCGCCGCGCGCCTCGACGGCGTGCATTTCGCGGTGCTCGCGTTCGGCGACCGCAACTACGACCAGTTTTGCGGTCACGGCCGACGCCTCGACGCGCGGCTTGCGGAACTCGGCGCGGCGCGCCTGTGTGCGCGCGTCGATTGCGACGTCGAATTCCAGCACGATGCCGACCAGTGGCTCGAACGCGTCGTCGCGCGGATCAAGGAAGCCGATGCCGCGCTGCACGCGGTGCCGTCCGGCGGGATGAGCCCTTCGGGGCTGCTGCCGACGAAGGCGCATCCGGCGCCGTCGAAGCTCGTTGCGAACCTGCGGCTGAACCGTCCGGGCGCCGCGAAAGATACGCGCTACGTGTCGCTGTCGACCGAAGGCGCGAACCTCGAATACGAAACCGGCGACGCGCTCGGCGTATGGCCGACCAATTGCCCGGAGCTGGTCGACGAGCTGCTGTCGGTCACCGCGCTGAAAGCCGACGCACCGGTGTCGATCGCGGGCGTCGGCGACGTGCGCCTCGGCGATGCGCTCGCGCGTCATTTCGACATCACGCGGCCGCATCCGGACGCGCTCGCGTTCATCGCGTCACGCAGCGCGAACGGCGCGCTGAAGTCGCTGCTCGGCGACGAGCGCAAGGGCGACCTGAAGCAATGGCTGTGGGGGCAGCAGCTCGCGGACGTGCTGCACGAGTTTCCGGTCGAGCTGTCGGGCACGGAGCTGGTCGGCATGCTCAAGCGCATGCAGCCGCGCCTCTATTCGATCGCGTCGAGCCCGAGCGCGCACGAGGGCGAGATCCACCTGACCGTGTCGGCCGTGCGTTATCACAACGGCCGGCGCGCACGCAAAGGCGTCGCGTCGACGTTCCTCGCCGATCGCGCGGACGACGGCCGCGTGCCCGTGTTCGTGCAGAAGTCCGCGCATTTCCGGCCGCCGGTGAACGGCGACGTGCCGATCGTGATGGTCGGCCCCGGCACCGGCGTGGCGCCGTTCCGCGGCTTCCTGCACGAGCGGCAGGCGCGCGGCGCACGCGGGCGCAACTGGCTGTTCTTCGGCGAACAGCACGCGCAGACCGACTTCTATTACGGCGACGAGTTGGGCGCGATGCACGACAGTGGCTTCCTCACACGGCTCGATCTCGCGTTCTCGCGCGACCAGGCCGACAAGATCTACGTGCAGGACCGGATGCGCGCGCAGGGCGCCGAGCTGTTCGCGTGGCTTGAGGAGGGCGCGCACTTCTACGTGTGCGGCGACGCCGCGCGGATGGCCAAGGACGTCGATACCGCGCTGAAGGCGGTTGTCGCCGAGCACGGCGGGATGTCGGACGAAGCCGCGAACGACTACGTCGCGCGGCTATCGAAGGCGCGGCGCTACATGCGCGACGTGTACTGA
- a CDS encoding SDR family oxidoreductase: protein MTQKRILITGAGTGFGREVALRLAERGHDVTAGVRVTVEIDALTDAAAQRGTALRAIKLDVTSAHDRARAAELDFDVLVNNAGVGEAGALVDLPVEIVRELFDVNVFGPLELTQQIARGMLARRHGKIVFVSSIAGLITGPFTGAYCASKHAVESVAEAMHAELAPHGIRVATVNPGPYSTGFNDRMMETTRRWHDPAVHTVTPERLTFPLEQHDPEEMIAKMVDVIESDGGAFRNLLPQSSETFVRAEQARAWDRQQ, encoded by the coding sequence ATGACACAGAAACGCATCCTCATCACCGGCGCAGGCACCGGCTTTGGCCGCGAAGTCGCTTTACGGCTCGCCGAGCGCGGTCACGACGTGACGGCCGGCGTACGCGTCACCGTCGAGATCGATGCGCTGACGGACGCCGCCGCGCAACGCGGCACCGCACTGCGCGCGATCAAGCTCGACGTCACGTCGGCGCACGATCGCGCCCGTGCGGCCGAGCTCGACTTCGACGTGCTCGTGAACAACGCGGGCGTCGGCGAAGCCGGTGCGCTCGTCGACCTGCCGGTCGAGATCGTCCGCGAGCTGTTCGACGTCAACGTGTTCGGCCCGCTCGAACTCACGCAGCAAATCGCGCGCGGCATGCTGGCGCGCCGGCACGGCAAGATCGTGTTCGTGTCGTCGATCGCGGGCCTGATCACCGGGCCGTTCACGGGCGCCTATTGCGCGTCGAAGCATGCGGTCGAATCGGTGGCCGAGGCGATGCACGCGGAACTGGCGCCGCACGGGATCCGTGTCGCGACCGTGAACCCCGGCCCGTACAGCACCGGCTTCAACGACCGGATGATGGAGACGACGCGGCGCTGGCACGATCCGGCCGTCCATACCGTGACGCCCGAGCGGCTGACGTTCCCGCTCGAACAGCACGATCCGGAAGAGATGATCGCGAAGATGGTCGACGTGATCGAAAGCGACGGCGGCGCATTCCGCAACCTGCTGCCGCAGTCGTCGGAAACCTTCGTCCGCGCCGAACAGGCGCGCGCATGGGACCGTCAGCAGTGA
- a CDS encoding GlcG/HbpS family heme-binding protein → MDPLTAALPLAAARRTIDAALAHAASLQVVGIAIAIVDAGANLLAFVRTDDCFLGAIDLAQRKALTAVRFRASTGALGAMSGDGPLRGIEHSHGGLVTFGGGEPLFDGNGRCVGAIGVSGGSVDEDTAIAQHGRDRFPATLHLQTTG, encoded by the coding sequence ATGGACCCGCTCACCGCCGCACTGCCGCTCGCGGCCGCCCGTCGCACGATCGATGCCGCCCTCGCGCATGCCGCGTCGCTGCAAGTCGTCGGCATCGCCATTGCAATCGTCGATGCCGGTGCAAACCTGCTCGCCTTCGTACGCACCGACGATTGCTTCCTCGGTGCGATCGATCTCGCGCAGCGCAAGGCGCTGACGGCAGTCCGCTTCCGCGCCTCGACCGGCGCACTCGGCGCGATGTCGGGCGACGGTCCGCTGCGCGGCATCGAGCACAGCCACGGCGGGCTCGTCACGTTCGGCGGCGGCGAACCGCTCTTCGACGGCAACGGGCGCTGCGTGGGCGCGATCGGTGTCTCGGGCGGCAGCGTCGACGAAGACACCGCGATCGCGCAACACGGCCGCGACCGCTTTCCGGCAACGCTCCACCTCCAAACCACAGGGTAA
- a CDS encoding LysR family transcriptional regulator, with translation MSRRDPMAGLHVFMTVATAGNFTRAAAALGLTPAAVSLAIGQLEGELNVKLFNRSTRGVSLTEAGQRYWRQTEPAYRQVMQARDELKDARSEPSGVLRVTALPLARALVIAPVLATFRERFPKVRLEIRYENELVDIAKDGFDAGIRLADRLQPGTIGVRIAPALSCALVASPGYLARYGTPASIAELELHACVRFRFSESGRLHKWLLHDGRRDVDLDPEGVFVTNDADAVIDAARAGVGIAFAFMRERIEQDLRDGTLVEVLPGACRTLPPMWLYYVNRKHVPAKLRAFIDVLRERDGADAT, from the coding sequence ATGAGCCGACGCGATCCGATGGCCGGGCTGCACGTGTTCATGACCGTTGCGACCGCCGGCAACTTTACGCGCGCGGCCGCCGCGCTCGGCCTGACGCCGGCTGCCGTCAGCCTCGCGATCGGGCAGCTCGAGGGCGAGCTGAACGTGAAGCTGTTCAACCGCAGCACGCGCGGCGTGAGCCTGACGGAAGCCGGACAGCGCTATTGGCGGCAGACGGAGCCCGCGTACCGGCAGGTCATGCAGGCGCGCGACGAGCTGAAGGATGCGCGCAGCGAGCCGAGCGGCGTGTTGCGCGTGACCGCGCTGCCGCTCGCGCGCGCGCTCGTGATCGCGCCGGTGCTCGCCACGTTTCGCGAGCGTTTTCCGAAAGTGCGGCTCGAGATCCGCTACGAGAACGAGCTGGTCGATATCGCGAAGGACGGGTTCGATGCGGGGATTCGCCTCGCCGACCGGCTGCAGCCAGGGACGATCGGCGTGCGCATCGCGCCGGCGCTTTCGTGCGCGCTGGTCGCATCACCCGGTTACCTCGCGCGGTACGGCACGCCCGCGTCGATCGCCGAGCTCGAGCTTCATGCCTGCGTCCGCTTCCGGTTCTCGGAGAGCGGGCGGTTGCACAAATGGCTGCTGCATGACGGGCGCCGTGATGTCGATCTCGATCCGGAAGGCGTATTTGTGACGAACGATGCCGATGCGGTGATCGACGCGGCGCGCGCCGGTGTCGGAATCGCGTTTGCGTTCATGCGCGAACGGATCGAGCAGGACCTGCGCGACGGCACGCTCGTCGAGGTGCTGCCGGGCGCGTGCCGGACGCTGCCACCGATGTGGCTGTATTACGTGAATCGCAAGCACGTGCCGGCGAAGCTGCGCGCGTTCATCGACGTGCTGCGGGAGCGCGACGGCGCGGATGCGACGTAA